Proteins encoded by one window of Candidatus Binatia bacterium:
- a CDS encoding PQQ-binding-like beta-propeller repeat protein, with translation MRREAGWLATVLLCGVWVGCSSSGPATCSFNDPPSFPAVSGPTPHPWQKFRYDHQNTGAVLNPNVVNNPMCRWVFPPSGKSPCPSGTPGPAKGRFAASPVLNSTEARIYIGSTDGTLYALNTSDGTQNTNFNFSTLGTEPITSTALLATRDNGDAVYLGGGDGLLYGLTATGSALADYWPASIGNLISASPTVGNDGTVYVASLAGLLAGVCPNGVERFVLSYAGIQSSPAQGADATLYFGADDSQLHAVQPDGPVKWTFSAAGPILAAPVFDADTNSIYVADNYGYVFKIGTDGKPDPTFAFPPSACAGNVKACPPSSPALAGDHLYLGSSNHNLYAIDKVTGAIVWTVETGDAIESSPAVAINGDQRIVVVGSNDGNVYFVEDKVDSNGNFIGNVGTFPIGPAVGSSPATAVRSSPAIGSDGTVYVGADDGRVYAIAPQ, from the coding sequence ATGAGACGGGAAGCGGGGTGGCTGGCGACGGTGCTGCTCTGTGGCGTTTGGGTGGGTTGCTCGAGTAGCGGCCCCGCGACGTGCAGTTTCAACGATCCCCCGAGTTTCCCCGCTGTGTCGGGGCCGACGCCGCATCCGTGGCAGAAGTTCCGCTACGATCACCAAAATACCGGGGCGGTCCTGAACCCTAACGTCGTAAACAACCCGATGTGCAGATGGGTGTTCCCGCCCAGCGGCAAGTCTCCCTGTCCCTCAGGAACGCCAGGACCTGCAAAAGGGAGGTTTGCCGCATCCCCCGTCCTTAACAGCACCGAAGCCCGCATCTACATCGGCTCCACAGATGGCACGCTGTATGCCCTGAACACTTCGGACGGGACACAGAACACTAACTTCAATTTCTCCACCCTTGGCACGGAACCGATCACAAGCACGGCGTTGCTGGCGACGCGCGACAATGGCGACGCGGTATACCTGGGCGGCGGGGACGGTCTGCTCTATGGGCTGACTGCCACCGGAAGTGCATTGGCCGATTACTGGCCGGCTTCGATCGGCAACCTCATCAGTGCCTCACCCACCGTCGGGAACGACGGCACGGTGTACGTCGCCTCGCTGGCCGGATTGCTCGCCGGCGTATGCCCGAACGGCGTTGAGCGGTTTGTCCTATCGTACGCCGGGATACAGTCCTCACCGGCTCAGGGTGCCGACGCTACGCTGTACTTCGGCGCGGACGATTCCCAACTGCACGCGGTGCAACCGGACGGGCCGGTAAAGTGGACGTTCTCAGCGGCGGGACCGATCCTGGCGGCGCCCGTGTTCGACGCAGACACAAACTCCATCTACGTGGCGGACAACTACGGCTACGTATTCAAGATTGGGACCGATGGCAAACCCGATCCAACGTTTGCGTTTCCGCCGAGCGCGTGCGCGGGCAATGTGAAGGCCTGCCCCCCTTCATCGCCCGCTTTGGCAGGGGACCATCTCTATCTCGGGTCGAGTAATCATAATCTGTACGCCATCGATAAGGTCACCGGCGCTATCGTCTGGACAGTCGAGACCGGAGACGCGATTGAGTCCTCGCCCGCAGTCGCGATTAACGGCGACCAGCGGATTGTGGTTGTGGGGTCGAACGACGGGAATGTGTACTTTGTTGAGGACAAGGTAGACTCGAACGGCAACTTCATTGGCAACGTGGGGACATTCCCGATCGGCCCCGCCGTGGGTTCCTCACCCGCCACCGCCGTGCGTTCCTCGCCCGCCATCGGCAGCGACGGTACAGTGTACGTTGGTGCTGATGACGGCCGCGTCTACGCCATCGCACCGCAGTAG